The sequence below is a genomic window from Zygosaccharomyces rouxii strain CBS732 chromosome D complete sequence.
TACAGGGCtctatttttcaaatctaaCGAGGATATAAAGAAATCTAAGTTGGAAATCACATTTAAGGGAGAAAGTGGTGTTGATGCAGGTGGGTTAACTAGAGAGTGGTATCAAGTTCTTTCTAGACAAATGTTCAACCCAGACTATGCATTATACCTTCCTGTAGAATCTGACAGGACGACTTTCCGTCCTAATCGTACTTCAGGTATCAATCCTGAACATTTgtccttcttcaaattcgtCGGGATGGTTATCGGTAAGGCTATTTGTGACCAATGTTTTCTGGACTGCCACTTCAGTAGGGAAGTATACAAGAATATTTTAGGGAGACctgtttctttgaaagatatgGAGTCATTAGATCTCGATTATTacaaatctttgatttggattttggaaaatgatatCACTGATATCATCGAAGAAACTTTCTCCTTGGAAACAGATGATTATGGTGAGCGTAAAGTCGTGGAGTTAATCCCTAACGGTAGCGAAATTCAAGTGactgaagaaaataagCAAGAGTATGTGAAGAAGATTGTCGAATACAAACTTCATTTGTCTGTCAAGGAACAGATGGACAATTTCTTACAAGGGTTTTATGCATTGATTCCAAGAGATTTGATCTCCATATTCGACGAACAAGAACTGGAGCTTCTAATTAGTGGTTTACCTGATGTAGATGTCGATGATTGGAGAAACAATACGAACTACGTCAATTATACGGCTAATTGTAAGCAAATCAATTACTTCTGGAGAGCCGTTAGGTCTTTTGACGCTGAAGAAAGGGCAAAACTTTTGCAATTTGTTACCGGTACAAGTAAGGTACCATTGAACggtttcaaagaattgaccGGTGTTAGTGGTATTTGTAAGTTTTCTATCCACAGAGATTATTGCCCAACTGACAGATTGCCATCTTCTCACACATGTTTCAACCAGTTGAACTTACCATCGTATAACTCTTACGATACGTTGCGTGGATCTTTGCTTTTAGCCATCAACGAAGGTCATGAAGGCTTTGGGATCGCCTGAAGTAAACTACTCGAAAAGTATggcaaaaaaaaaaaaaaataaaatctaACAAACAAATTTGTAATTTTACATTTATTTCCTTAACTAATaaattatatatatattattaAATCGAGTGTTCATCAAAGTGCATGACGCAAACATGGAATGCTTGCGAGGCTGTGGTCTTCACGACGATGCAGGAACGTTATTAGTGCGTTTGGTTTCCTGTGTCTTTGTCATCTCTTACATCCTCAAGAGGTCCTATCCATTCCCAACACTTCATAATCTCACCATGAATCTCCATCAAACTAGACTTAATATTAGTATTGTTatgttccaatttcttggaaCACTTTTGCCACAGACGGTTCttatatttcaaatctacCACATCAGAAAGAAGGACGTCTCTTAATTGAACGGTACTCAAAAACGGGGTTTCACTTTCCTCTGATCTCTTCGTACTTTTCAACCTATCCACCACTTTCCTGGTCAACTTATCCACCTTCGCCTTCTCTTGACTTAACTTCCTATTAATGGACAGCAGGAATTTACCAAGAAGAGCTCCTAATATAAGTGGAATAATCAATTTTCGATTTCTATAGCAAGTTCggtaaatttcattttcaaatttacaTCTTAAGCCAATGTACTTCTTGGATGTCGAGCGAAAAATCCCAGTCTGGTTCCCTgcttttggaaaatgtcTTTCCTTCCTCGAAATATCATCGGTCTCAGTTTGGTTCTGGGAGTCTCCGTGAATTCTATACTCACCTTCTGATGACTGCCAAGATTCAACGATGTTAGtatcaaatattcttgtaaaaacttcaaaattcttcaaaaaatcaGTAGTACTCACTTGCCTCCATGTAATTTCGGGCTCCTTTTTTAAGTCCGCCACTGCTTGAATCCataattcatcaaattcttcatcgttAATCCAGGGAGCTTTACTCTCGTAGAAAATTTGGTataattcatcttccaaaattcCACATTTGATATCATCGCTGCATTCACCACATGCAACTCGAGCATTTTTCACTCGAAGAAACTGAAGAGATTTATCAACCACTTCTCCAATAAGCTTCTCCCTTTCACTGTCTTTTACACACGAATCCGATAAAGGTAATAATCCGTAcaatgaaaatggattGCGTTTCAACGCATATTCTGGTCTGCATTTCAATTGCATTCGAGGATAACACAAAGCATTATCTGGGCATGGCAGACAATTAGGTTTAGGTAGGGAAAAAGGCAATGTTCCCAGCTGTTCAGGTAGCGATGGTGGAGGTAATTCCTGTCCGCAATATCCTACCGAGATTCTTGATTCACGGTACCATAACCCATAAAGAATAGGGAATACGATAAAACTGAAGATCGAAAGGTTATATATTGCTTTaccaatgaatttgaaagaacgTTTCCAGAAACATGGCACGGGGGTAATTTGTTCCACAGGTTTCTCTTCGGCATGGGTGgattcttcctcttcctctttctcctcttcatcttcttccacatcaGGTTCCTCGATCTCCTGCAGTTTAATGTCCGgttcttctaatttcacCTCTGGCTCCTGCTTCTCCGCCGGTCTTTCATTCACTTCTAgttctctcttcttctctaCGTTCAATTTTGGAGACTCCTTATTAACCTGCGGTTGTGCCTCTTTTTCCAACTTCTTTACACGTTCTTCAGTCTCATCCACATGTTTCTGCGTAGGTAATTCCGGCGTAGAAATCCTTAATGGTGATCCAAAGGTTACATCTCCTTCCACATCTGCCGGAAATACATTTGGTTTTTCCCCCTTAACGAATTCGGCTCCCTCATCATTATTCAATGCCTTTTTCCATTGAGCTGCAAATGCATCAGACACCTTCAAATGGCTTAAATCTGTAGGGgaattttcttcctttttattACTGAAAGATGACAACGATGCAGAGTCTGATGCAGAGTCTGATGCAGATTCCGAGGattcgaatttttcaatgactAAAGACTTACGAGGTGATTTGCTTGGACTTTTCTTAGCCACTTTCTCAATTATTGGCGTGTTTTGAGAATCATCaccaattctctttctcttcttgttcttatTCTTGATAGTACTACCACGGGAACTACTTGGCTTAGCTTCATCCATGTTcacatcaccttcatcgtcttcattgttttcatttttattatgaCCctcattatcatcaccactgACACTGCTAACACGTCTTTTCCTCGATTTTTTCGAAGAATCATCTGAGCTGTCCCTTGATTTAGTTTTAGCTGCTGATCTTGTCCTTACCCCTTTGCCATTAATATTAGATAATGCCTTTGCATGTTTTTTCCTTAGTTTTGGTAATCTGGGTCCAACATTTTCTTCGAATAATCTCACTAACATTGCCTTTTTAGAATGAGATGGGAATTCAACATTATTTTCTGTTAATATTCTTCTCAGCTGTGCGACCTTTAATGACCTGGGATCAAATCCAGGTTTCAAATACTCATCCATGATTTAATGCAAGGTAAAACAGGATCTTGCAATTAACGATACTGGCAAAGTATTGAATAACTAGTTGAATGGGAACAATTAATTAATTCGATTCAATATAGTGATGACGATGGGATAAAAGATGAAGttcttctttgttgaaAACCGCAAAAGAGTTGATTGGTAAACAACCGAGCCCTAAAGGGAAAATACGAGTTAGGGTTCATAGTCCTGTAAAAAATGTGCCCTAAAAATCAACGAAAACCCTAAACTGGTAGCACGTGACTGGTGGAGcagagaaaaaaaagaaacgtCAGGGTTTTTAAGCGGAGTATGCATTTAGGGCACAATTTTCATGCATAGAATATTGGAACGATTCTATATGGATAGCGCCGGACTTGATAGCGATGGGAGTAAAAGTAGAATAAGGTTTAGCAACTAGTTAGCTATCTGTATCTTAGTATCTTTATTGCAATGCAGGGTTAATAAGTTATCAAATTACATGGGGCCATTACGTCTCACTGGAactcttcaaatttaccTAACTTTGTAAGCTAAGTTCTCCTCGACAAACATCCTTTGAAGACATTGGATCCTAGCCTCGTAATGGAagaaatatcatcatcactactTTTGAAGTTCAAAAGCTGTTATCAACCGTTCAACTCCCCTAGCTCATTATTCCCATCTTGATAAAATCATTAATAAACAAACTACAGAATATACTTTTttgcaaaaaaaaaaaagcaaaaaaaaaaaaaaaacaaatcCCAGTGGATTGAATAGGCGTGAAACTTCCTAATGCAAAATAACCGCCAATGTAGAATATAATACCGACTTCCTCGTAACCCTATTTCCTCCTATAAGggctttttttttttttttaattttttttcccttcaTTAAGGCTGATCATCCGAGACTACATCGAATTGTTCTTTCAAACTAGTAACACTACAATTTTACAAACACCAAGAATAGTTAACGAAGAAGAGCTAGGTCTTAGTGTTGccttctcttttttctcGAATCTACAAATTTCAGGATGGATGCTGACAGTAGTTACAAGAATTTAGCTGACCTTTCCCTGGAACCTACGGAATCCCACGATGTTGCAAATCCTGAAAGTGCTGGTTTGTTTGCAGGCAATGATAAACCTGAAAGAGTCTCTGAAGGCGTGGCATTAGCACCATCAGAGGCTGATGCCCATTTTTCctacaaagaaaataaagaattgcTTGAAAGAGGTACTAAAGAATTAGCAGTGGACCATCAAGCTCCCTCAAATTTTAATCAACCATCTGGCTTGGAAAATGATTCTCCtcattcaaagaaagataGAGCTTTGTCATCCAGTGCTAAACTGACAGTACCAGACTTACCAACTGATACTCATCGTGGTGCACGTAGATCTTCTACTTACAAGATGGGTGTGTTTGCAGATGATTCTACTCAAAGGTTCTTAGATGAACCATCACCGGAACTAGTTGGTCTTTATTCGAACGTGGCAGAATGTAGAGCCATGAGAGAAAAGTATCAGACTACGTCCTTGCAACACGATTGGGACAATCCAAAGAATAAACCGGATTGGTTAATTTATCCACCACCCCCTAGACCCACTTATAATCCAGAAACCAAAACTGTGACTAAACTGGAGAATAGACCTGATTGTGAAGTTTtcgattttgaaaaatgtgtTATTCCCGGAGAAGACACAGATTACGATTTTGGCGTTGGTGGCGATGATATTTATGTTGTCCATAGCGCTCAAGATTCGGCTAAATTAGTTTCTAAGGTGCCCGATCTACGTGAGTACTACATGGATTTGGAAAGAGTAATTGCGCTTTCTTCTGATGGTCCTGCCAAATCTTTTGCCTTTAGAAGATTGCAATATCTAGAGGCTCGCTGGAATCTTTACTACCTTTTGAACGAGTTCCAAGAAACGAGTGTCTCCAAGAGAAATCCTCACAGAGATTTTTACAACGTTAGAAAAGTGGATACTCACGTTCATCACTCGGCATGTATGAATCAAAAACACTTGTTACGTTTTATTAAACATAAGCTGAGACATAATGGGGAAGAAGATGTCATTTTCAGAGATGGTAAAATCTTAACGTTGGACCAAGTGTTCAAATCGTTGAATTTGAGCGGTTACGACTTGTCCATTGATACCCTGGATATGCATGCCCATAAGGATACTTTCCACAGATTTGACAAATTTAACCTAAAATACAACCCAATCGGTGAATCTCGTTTGAGAGAAATTTTCCTAAAGACCGACAACTACGTCAAGGGATCTTACTTGGCTCAAGTTACAAAGGAGGTAGTGtcagatttggaaaactcGAAGTACCAGAATTGCGAATACAGAATTTCCGTCTATGGTAGATCTATTGACGAATGGGATAAATTAGCAAGCTGGGTCATTGACAACAAATTGATTTCCCATAATGTTCGTTGGTTAATCCAATGTCCACGTCTTTACAGTATTTACAAGAGCACTGGTCAAGtagaaaatttctttgatttgatGAGAAATATCTATCAACCACTTTTCGAAGTCACTAAGAATCCTCAATCTCATCCTAAACTACACGTTTTCTTGCAAAGGGTCATTGGGTTCGACTCTGTGGATGATGAATCTAAAGTGGATCGCAGAATCTTTAGAAAATACCCAAAGGCTTCCAACTGGGataatccaaataatccTCCATATTCTTATTACTTGTATTACATGTATGCAAGTATGGCTTCTTTGAACCAATGGAGAGCTAAGAGAGGTTTCAACACATTGGTATTGAGACCACACTGCGGTGAAGCTGGTGATCCTGAACACTTAGTTTCCGCCTACTTAGTGGCTCAAAGTATCTCTCACGGTATTCTTTTGAGAAAAGTACCATTTGTTCAGTATTTGTACTATCTGGATCAAGTTGGTATTGCGATGTCTCCATTATCGAACAATGCTCTTTTCTTAACTTATGATAAGAATCCATTCCCTCACTATTTTAAGAGAGGTTTAAATGTTTCCTTGTCAACAGATGATCCACTACAATTCTCCTACACTAGGGAACCTTTGATTGAGGAATATTCTGTTGCTGCACAAATCTACAAATTGTCTAACGTGGATATGTGTGAATTGGCTCGCAACTCAGTACTACAAAGTGGTTGGGAAGCTCAAATCAAATCTCATTGGATCGGTAAGGATTTCTATAAGAATGGTGTTGAAGGTAATGATGTGGGTAAGACTAATGTGCCTAACATTAGAATAAATTATAGATGGGACACTTTGTCAACGGAATTGGAACTAATGAAccatttttcgaatttcaaagatgctATAGAAGATTAAACGCAGAATTAATTTGCTATATTATCCTCATTTCATTTAAcgaatcttttgaataatcGAAATAATTTTACATAGGTTCTTAAAAATACATTCACTATGCATTAAAACCAATTATCAATCTATCATGAGCTCCGGACTTGAACTTTTGTCAAGTATTCATTAttcgaaattttttttctaattaATTCAATGGTTTTATTGCCCACTGTTTCCTTATAAGGCCCCAATACAGCTTCGATCGTAGATTTATCGTTTCTACCGTTCTTCTCTGGGTCAGGTTTAAACTTGGGAACTGAAGTACCCCAAGGAATCACCCACATGAAAATGTTGGAACCCAAACTTTCCACGGCATTAGCCCACCAACTGTCCTTCGACCAACAAGATTCATATTCCTTCTTATTGAGTTCTACCACGTATCTGCACCCATCATCAGGATTATAGTAACAGAACATCTTCCTTGTAGAAAATgcctttcttcttctttccatAACCTCAATTGAAGTTTTATTCTTAACAATACAATTCAGTTGGGTCAACAGTAAAGATGTGACTGTTATCCAAAATAGTGTAGTCAAAATGAGGATAGCAATAAGGTTACCGTTCAAATGGGAACCATGTCCTCTATAATCTCTAGTAATGCTTCTAATATATGCCACAATAGATGTCCAAATTATGGCTAACCAAATCGTCATGAAAACACAGTACTGTACAAAGAGTCTATAGTTGTCCTTACCAATTATAGAACCCAAATATGTACATTTATGATCAAACTTAGGTACACAATGTCCCAATTCCCTGGAATGATGTGCTCTTTCTGTTTTTAAGCTTTGACAATTAGTACACCATATCGGGTACCCATTAGGATCACATTGGTAACATATTGACGAACCATCCGAACCGTGATTTTGGTATTTTTCACTAGCGCCTAAATCTGATTCTTGAGCTGATAATATCAAATATGGTAAAACTTGTGGAAGCTTTCCAGGGCCCACAGCTACAGCTATCTGGAACCATATTAACAGTAAGAGGATCTGCAGGAAGCagacaacaacaataagACCGATGGCAACCGATTTCTGTCCATAATGCTTGTATATCTGATCATAACAGAGTTTGTGAGAAAATGCCCAGGTTCCGTAGCTCATTAGTAAAAAGATCCCAATTGGCATAAGGAATCGAGTCCATCGCGGTAGCTTAACATTGGAACAAAAAGTTTGCATACCACATTAATCGACTGAACCTACCAATGGTCTGTGTCAGCTCTATttacttctttttttaccaaatatttATAGTTCTAGTTACAAGTATTAACATAAGATACCTTTTTGTTTCGATGAGCTtattaaattgaaaacttcaACTACactaaaaagaaaacacaAGTTAACACTATTAGAGGTCCAAGAGATTCAATAGTATGTCGCACAGATTATTTGCAATCGATAGAACATATTTAACTAACCGGTACAGTGGATGATTATTACGATAACAAGGACATGTGTCCGATCTGCAAGACGGATCGGTACCTTTCCCCAGATGTGAAGTTTTTAGTGAACCCAGAGTGTTACCACAAGATATGTGAATCTTGTGTGGATCGTATATTTAGTTTGGGGCCTGCCCAGTGTCCCTATAAAGGTTGTGATaagattttgagaaaaaaCAAGTTCAAGACTCAGATATTTGACGATGTTGGTGTTGAGAAAGAAGTGGATATCAGGAAAAGGGTTTTCAATGTATTCAATAAACAGTtagatgattttgatgGCAATACAGATGAATATAACAagtatttggaagaagtggaagacATAGTCTTGAATTTGGATAAGGGAATTGATGTACAAAAGACTGAGGAAAAGTTGAGAACTTACGAAGAGTTGAATAAGCAGCTAATTATGACCAACATTGAACGTAATAAACAAGATCTAGAGAGTTTTGAACAGAGACAGcagtttgaaaaagaaatgaagatgaagaaacgTACGCTTGAAAgacaaattgaagaagaggaaagaatGAATAACGAATGGGCTAAAAGGGAAATCGTCAATCGATTATCTAGTGCTGACGATGCTACAGATATCATTGAAGGTGTAAAGAATACCGTTAAACTAAAGAAGTCTAGTGCTAGAAGAAAACTAGAAGAGTTAAACCGTGTGCTAAAGAACAACCCATACTCGGCGGCAAATAACAGTGGTCCTCGTAAGGATGCAGTGCCTTTCACACCATTCAACGGTGACAGAGATATAACGCCGAAATATACTTACGATGAGGCATTATACAACGATCCATTCATTCAGGACTTGAAAGATAGAAAAGAGTTCATCGCTTCAGGTTTCAGACCTGATTATGTATATAAAAGAGTACTCACAGAGGCGTTCATGGGATTGGGATGTGTCTTATCAGACGAATTACAGGCATCCCAAATGGCAACATCACAAACCTCTTAATTGGATACAATTTACCACGGCTCTAGATATTTCAATAGTTGAAGTACTGTGGAACTCGTTTAATTTATAGATTTTTCTAATGAAGGTCATATCACAATTTTGAGATAAATTCTCATCATTCAGAGGGACCTCATCTCCTTGCAGTTGTAAATCTTGCTGGTCTTTATCCACTATTTGAATCACTAACAACATTTGGGAATCATCTTTAATACCAAAATTCTTATAAGCTTCACCGATGTTGGAAGTGGCTGACAAACTATAGAGACATTCAGAGTGCAGGCTCTTAGTCTTCAACTTACCATACTTGGATTCTACTAGTGCCCGGTAGATAGCAGAATAAACCTGCTCCAAGGAACAAATTGATCTTGCATCGATTATTGCGTAGGGCAATTGTGCCACTTTGGATCGTATTTCACTTGCGTTTGAAACGTTGTGGAATAATCTCAAGCTAATACGAGTATCTGGAAACTGCGGTAGACTACTGATGAGGGCCATCgatgaaaattttggattcttttttcttgttaGTTGTTTCTCTGTCTTGGCGGGCATCAAATATTATCAACCTTTCTTCTATTCGAAGCTAACCTCTAACAAAAATAACAATACTGATGTCATATAACCAACTTTCAGTGAGAAAAAAGGATGTCTGCCATCGATGATGATACGAAAATAAGCAGGATTATTGATGACCTCGTAGATATTCAAGAACTTAGACCTTCAAGCCCGCCCAATATTGACGATGGTACACTGCTCTATCAAGTATTGGACCAAGCACCTCATGGTAGGAAACTAATGAATTATATGACATATTCACGACCACCTAGTGATATCCATGGCTATAACAAGGGTCCCactcaaaagaaaactCTAGTTATCAATCAAAGGTGGCTTGACGAAGAAAAGAGAGCCAATACACAAATTACACCAGCAACATTACAACTAGAGACACCGGTCATATTCTCATGGAGTAAAAAAGCTCATGATACTAAGAAAGATCAGACTGTTAAATCCCAGAATGACTCAACTGTGCGAGAATCTACCAACAACCGTCTCTACAAAACTGTAGCTGCACGTTTAGACGAAATCAAATCAAGAGAGAATTGggattcaaaatattcaagACCAAGCACTGTGAATGGTACAAATGCTAGTTCTCCTGAGAAATCGGAATGGGCGAAtcccaatttcaaagttgATCCGTTGCAGCCCTTTGTAGctaaaattgttaaagagcctaagaagaaagcaccaaagaaagaaaaggcGCCAtcgaagatgaaaaatctgTTTAGCTTTCTCAGCAATAGCAATAAGAAGGAAAGGTCACAATCACCAGATACTAAGCCTGCAGTTCATAGTAGCGGTCCAGAACCATCACAGGAAATTGAAGCCTCAACAGATGTAGATGAACAAGaccaagaacaagaaaacaAGCGTACTGATGACACGATTCAAGAGCAGGTCTCTCCATCGACGAGTGTCACTGTGGAAAATACACCAACACCTACAGTCCCGTCAGCACCACCAAAATTAGCATCAACCCATGATTTCAACGCAGATAGTCCATTAAGCATGGATTCATTCATTCCGTTGAAACctaaaaagaagaattaaaataCATTCCAAAATTACACGTTACACGTTTATGTTGCATAACAATCATTCTAACTAGCCCTGCTTGGTAATCGTACTGGGTTAAGGCGAATCGTAGGAAGATTCTGTATCAGGTTTAGGTTGCATTAGCGGCAACTTCCACAGTACAGCCTCCTCGTCGTAACTAGTTGGATTTGGAGGAATATCCTTCCATAGTCATTTGATCATTAAAGGGCTGCTTCAATAGTACTGCCGCGATATGGattaaatttcattgatCTATAGGTATGCCTTTTTGATATgcttttttgaaaatagtaCGTTATCGATCACCGCATGCGGCGCTATCAAAGTAAGTCTCAGCCGAAAACGATGGTATATACTTATACCAGAATAAGAAAACTTACAACATCGAGGCATATGAATAAAGAATTATGGTTACTGAATTCGAGTGGTACGTAAGGCCTGACTGAATCTCATAAGTGCGGTCTACATGCTCGAGCAATATCTGGTTTCACAAGGAACTGAGACATAAACCGAGATAAGAATTGTTGCCTGGTGTGGTAACAGATGTCAATACTTCGCATAGAACAATCTGTGAATTGACCCAAAAAGATCTTACCATACATCTTACTGTATAGTATCCATATTGTAGTTAGTTCTTTTATTTCGTAAAAGGTGATcatgatttttttcaattcaaatCGATGATTGAAGCCCATCATTATCAACTTTAATGAATACGCTCAAGAAACTAGAAAGCCACTGGAATCCACCGACATGACTCTATCGACGACAACTGCGGCTTCTATACAATCTGTTAAACATGCACCCATCACAAACTCACTAAAATTGACTCCATTGACGTTTACAAGAGGGAAAAGAACCAAGAGTAAAGGTactttaccaccattagTACAAAGGGCTATTACACAACTGAGTGTGCTATCAGCAAGTAGGAAACAACCCAAACTGCTGAAATTATCTCGagaagatttcatcaagCATCAAACGATACAACACTGTTGGTCAATTTATCAGAAAGAATTACGTGAAAAACGTAATGAGCAATTGAAATTGCAGTATAAGAGTGCTAAAAATGCGATGGATGTCCTACAACAGttgaatccaaaaatgTTTGAAGCTGCCAATGCTCCAGAAGATGGTAAAAGGTTCCCCATGGAACTAAAAGTCCCCACGGAGTTTCCACCAAATAAGTTGTGGCATTACACGTTCAAAAAAGATTGAACAGAGGTAAGAGAGAAAAGAACCAGAGGGAGACGTTCTCTGTATTACCATATTCCTTGTATCCTGTACATATTATAGAAATACGCATATCGTCTTTAACGAACGCTTGAAATTGACTACTTGAACCGATTCACCATATCAGAGGTTCAAAACATCAAAAACTTATCGAGATGGTAAACAATTGATTGACTTATAGTTTATCTAATAGATATTCAGAGgccttttcaaaactttgagTGACCCTTTGGTCTTCTGCATTCAGTTCCAATACATCCCTTTCACCTTTCTGTGAAGAAAGATCTGATGAGACAACGCCTGGTGCTGTTCATCTTGGGATGGTATTTGACCTCGATAACGCTGTCACTGTATAACAAATGGATGTTTGATCCTCATAAAGGTCTACAGGTCGTTTGTCCCATAACTGTTACCTCATTCCATCAATTTATACTCTGGTTTCTTTCATTCATTTATGTGAAATATCGTGGTTGGCGGAAGAAAGATAATGACCCGAACCCATTGATTCGTCAAATTCCTCGGATGgattggaaattttatATGAGATATCTGGTACCAACAGCTATAGCGAGTGCAGGTGATATTGGATTTGGAAATgtttcattcaaatttgTCACTTTGGCAATCTACACAATAATTAAGAGTTCAAGCATCGCCTTTGTACTTTTATTTGGAtgtcttttcaaattagagCAATTCCATTGGAAATTAGTGGTAATCGTTGCCGTTATGTTTTTTGGAGTCCTGATGATGGTTTACGAAcctaataatgaaaaagtggaagaagatcGAATCCTAATattatttggatctttGTTAGTGCTAATGAGTTCTTGTTTATCCGGAATGAGGTGGGTATTTACACAATTAATACTGAGAAAATCACCGCAGGAGCCAGAGGTAGAACAGCGAGAACAAACAACCGAAGAAACCGTAGCGGTAACTACCAAGCGAGAAAAACCACACCCAGTTCaaacaatttatcaattggcCCCCATAATGGGTTTCACACTTTTTTTCACTGCATTGATTATTGAAAGACCTTTCCCCAGTTTTTTAAAATCCAACCTTTTCACACAGGACGGAAACCATCAGTACAC
It includes:
- the LFT1 gene encoding Lft1p (weakly similar to uniprot|Q03703 Saccharomyces cerevisiae YML037C Hypothetical ORF) — protein: MSAIDDDTKISRIIDDLVDIQELRPSSPPNIDDGTLLYQVLDQAPHGRKLMNYMTYSRPPSDIHGYNKGPTQKKTLVINQRWLDEEKRANTQITPATLQLETPVIFSWSKKAHDTKKDQTVKSQNDSTVRESTNNRLYKTVAARLDEIKSRENWDSKYSRPSTVNGTNASSPEKSEWANPNFKVDPLQPFVAKIVKEPKKKAPKKEKAPSKMKNLFSFLSNSNKKERSQSPDTKPAVHSSGPEPSQEIEASTDVDEQDQEQENKRTDDTIQEQVSPSTSVTVENTPTPTVPSAPPKLASTHDFNADSPLSMDSFIPLKPKKKN
- the TFB3 gene encoding TFIIH/NER complex subunit TFB3 (highly similar to uniprot|P89104 Saccharomyces cerevisiae YDR460W), yielding MCPICKTDRYLSPDVKFLVNPECYHKICESCVDRIFSLGPAQCPYKGCDKILRKNKFKTQIFDDVGVEKEVDIRKRVFNVFNKQLDDFDGNTDEYNKYLEEVEDIVLNLDKGIDVQKTEEKLRTYEELNKQLIMTNIERNKQDLESFEQRQQFEKEMKMKKRTLERQIEEEERMNNEWAKREIVNRLSSADDATDIIEGVKNTVKLKKSSARRKLEELNRVLKNNPYSAANNSGPRKDAVPFTPFNGDRDITPKYTYDEALYNDPFIQDLKDRKEFIASGFRPDYVYKRVLTEAFMGLGCVLSDELQASQMATSQTS
- the YMD8 gene encoding Ymd8p (similar to uniprot|Q03697 Saccharomyces cerevisiae YML038C YMD8) → MRQRLVLFILGWYLTSITLSLYNKWMFDPHKGLQVVCPITVTSFHQFILWFLSFIYVKYRGWRKKDNDPNPLIRQIPRMDWKFYMRYLVPTAIASAGDIGFGNVSFKFVTLAIYTIIKSSSIAFVLLFGCLFKLEQFHWKLVVIVAVMFFGVLMMVYEPNNEKVEEDRILILFGSLLVLMSSCLSGMRWVFTQLILRKSPQEPEVEQREQTTEETVAVTTKREKPHPVQTIYQLAPIMGFTLFFTALIIERPFPSFLKSNLFTQDGNHQYTFGSITKGILLLTFPGFEVFLMTICEFGILQTAHVLTLSVAGIIKELLTILCSVIFLNERLSGFHNWAGMTIVLLDVAYYNYFRYTQDEKLNDPQKDLENHTIDERNDSDSGTVLLSQLKQPSLESVSYELAHVNNNPS
- the MRPL28 gene encoding mitochondrial 54S ribosomal protein mL40 (similar to uniprot|P36527 Saccharomyces cerevisiae YDR462W MRPL28 Mitochondrial ribosomal protein of the large subunit), yielding MTLSTTTAASIQSVKHAPITNSLKLTPLTFTRGKRTKSKGTLPPLVQRAITQLSVLSASRKQPKLLKLSREDFIKHQTIQHCWSIYQKELREKRNEQLKLQYKSAKNAMDVLQQLNPKMFEAANAPEDGKRFPMELKVPTEFPPNKLWHYTFKKD
- the CGI121 gene encoding Cgi121p (similar to uniprot|Q03705 Saccharomyces cerevisiae YML036W Hypothetical ORF) translates to MPAKTEKQLTRKKNPKFSSMALISSLPQFPDTRISLRLFHNVSNASEIRSKVAQLPYAIIDARSICSLEQVYSAIYRALVESKYGKLKTKSLHSECLYSLSATSNIGEAYKNFGIKDDSQMLLVIQIVDKDQQDLQLQGDEVPLNDENLSQNCDMTFIRKIYKLNEFHSTSTIEISRAVVNCIQLRGL